A region from the Acinonyx jubatus isolate Ajub_Pintada_27869175 chromosome C2, VMU_Ajub_asm_v1.0, whole genome shotgun sequence genome encodes:
- the EIF1B gene encoding eukaryotic translation initiation factor 1b — translation MSTIQNLQSFDPFADATKGDDLLPAGTEDYIHIRIQQRNGRKTLTTVQGIADDYDKKKLVKAFKKKFACNGTVIEHPEYGEVIQLQGDQRKNICQFLLEVGIVKEEQLKVHGF, via the exons ATGTCCACTATCCAGAACCTCCAATCTTTCG ACCCCTTTGCTGATGCAACTAAGGGTGACGACTTACTCCCGGCAGGGACTGAGGATTACATTCATATAAGAATCCAGCAACGGAACGGCAGAAAGACACTGACTACTGTCCAGGGCATCGCAGATGATTATGACAAAAAGAAACTTGTGAAAGCTTTCAAAAAG AAATTCGCCTGTAATGGTACTGTGATTGAGCATCCTGAGTACGGAGAGGTTATTCAGCTTCAAGGTGaccaaagaaaaaacatttgccAGTTTCTCCTGGAG GTTGGCATTGTCAAGGAGGAACAGCTTAAGGTTCATGGATTCTAA